A DNA window from Vigna unguiculata cultivar IT97K-499-35 chromosome 10, ASM411807v1, whole genome shotgun sequence contains the following coding sequences:
- the LOC114165258 gene encoding uncharacterized protein LOC114165258, which yields MANRRRRNTAGADEIANAIHRMVDAMQPVVAPPRAMIPPVRPMTMEDFMRHKPAKFTRKATPDETDAWLRECEKIFRVIECTEAQKLNFATFLLVTEAEYWWMSMQQQMLNRAEEVTWTSFRTRFLEKYFPDSAKHEHEAEFFTLQQGNLSVQDYVERFEYLSRFYSQTVTEEWRCRKFEGGLKHELRRFIVPLRVREFPILVEQAKSVEQLEMGPSRVNRTQKNNVEGRPQKKPYNRPVASSQKLRCYNCGGEHLRQDCTRPASSGGNGMSTRKCYAYDQLRHFANKCPNRKTAPASRPQPSSSDRPRVAGASHSFISHDCVERLGLSTRDLGCELIVSTPASGQVSTNLACVGCLMEVEGRRFKLNLVCLPLEGLEVILGMDWLSINHVVLDCGRRKIVFPDTEGIELMTSGEAVKEMRQGSTCFVLVAQEKKRSTEEQISRISVVDEYADVFPDEIPELPPSRDIDFSIDLIPGAGPVSVAPYRMAPAELAELKNQIEDLLEKKFI from the exons ATGGCAAACAGGAGGCGAAGGAATACCGCTGGGGCTGATGAGATTGCTAACGCAATCCACAGGATGGTGGATGCCATGCAACCTGTAGTAGCACCACCAAGAGCCATGATTCCGCCTGTGAGGCCTATGACCATGGAAGATTTCATGCGTCATAAGCCGGCGAAATTCACTAGGAAGGCCACCCCAGATGAGACTGATGCCTGGCTCCGAGAGTGCGAGAAGATATTCAGGGTGATAGAGTGCACGGAGGCCCAAAAGCTTAACTTCGCCACATTTTTGCTGGTGACCGAGGCTGAGTATTGGTGGATGAGCATGCAACAACAGATGCTAAACAGAGCGGAAGAGGTGACATGGACCAGCTTCAGGACAAGGTTCCTGGAGAAATACTTCCCCGACAGCGCTAAACATGAGCATGAGGCAGAGTTTTTCACCCTACAGCAGGGAAATTTGTCAGTGCAGGACTATGTGGAGAGGTTTGAGTACCTCTCAAGGTTCTATTCCCAGACGGTGACGGAAGAATGGCGCTGTAGGAAGTTTGAGGGCGGCCTCAAACATGAGCTGAGGCGTTTTATCGTACCGTTGAGGGTGCGAGAGTTCCCGATCTTGGTTGAGCAAGCCAAGAGCGTCGAGCAATTGGAGATGGGACCCAGCCGAGTCAACCGCACACAGAAGAATAATGTTGAGGGCAGACCACAGAAGAAGCCTTATAATAGACCAGTTGCATCTTCACAGAAACTGAGATGTTATAACTGTGGAGGTGAACATCTACGACAAGATTGTACTAGACCCGCCAGCAGCGGAGGCAATGGCATGAGCACTCGTAAGTGTTATGCCTATGACCAGCTAAGACACTTCGCCAACAAATGTCCTAATAGGAAGACTGCTCCAGCATCACGACCTCAGCCATCCTCATCTGACAGGCCGAGAGTCGCAG GAGCTTCACACTCCTTCATATCCCATGACTGTGTGGAGAGATTAGGGTTGTCTACTCGTGACCTTGGATGCGAGTTGATAGTCTCGACACCGGCATCTGGACAGGTTTCAACAAATTTAGCCTGTGTTGGGTGCTTGATGGAAGTAGAGGGCAGACGCTTCAAGTTGAATCTAGTTTGTTTGCCCTTGGAGGGATTGGAGGTCATattgggaatggattggctgTCTATCAACCATGTGGTActtgattgtggacggcgcaAAATTGTGTTTCCAGACACTGAGGGGATAGAGTTGATGACATCGGGAGAGGCAGTGAAAGAGATGAGGCAAGGATCTACTTGCTTTGTGTTAGTAGCCCAAGAAAAGAAGAGGAGCACCGAGGAACAGATCAGCAGAATATCGGTAGTGGATGAATACGCTGATGTATTCCCGGATGAGATACCTGAGTTACCACCCAGCCGGGATATAGATTTCTCAATTGATCTAATCCCTGGAGCGGGTCCAGTGTCGGTAGCGCCGTACAGAATGGCACCAGCTGAACTAGCAGAGTTGAAGAATCAGATAGAAGACCTGTTAGAGAAGAAATTCATCTGA